Genomic DNA from Pirellulales bacterium:
CGCTGCCGAAGAAATCGCTGACCGGGCACCAGATCGTCTCTTCGCCGTCAAATTCAGCCTGCAAGACCAGCGAGCGAAGGGATTGCGCATCGGTCGTATCGGTTTGGATTTCCAGTTGCCGAACGGCCGCTTCCGCAGGGAGAAACACGGTCGATTCGTTGCCAGGCTCGATCCGCCGGTCCGCTGGTGCAAGGACTGCGACCAGCACGTCGTTGCCGGTCGGCGCCGGCGGATTGGCCAGCGTTTGGTTCACTTGCTCACGGATTTCCTTGGCCGCTTCCAGCACCGCCGGCGAATAGGTTTCCACACTCGTGCCGGCTGGGTAGGTGCGATAGTTGAGTTGGTAATATCGCGAGAAGGTGTTGGGCTTCTCCCCTTCTTCCCAAGTGACCTTGCAATGTTTCGCGTACGGGATCGGCAGGAAGAGCGTGTTGCCGCCGCGCCCCTTGGGCGACGCTCCGGGGTGCGAGGTGAGCAGCGGCTTGCCGGCGGGAATGGCGTCGTTGTTCGTGAAATCGTAGGACGGCACGGTGACGACGGGCGACTCGCTGCCATCCAAATAAATGCGAATCTTTCCCTTCTTCGTGTCCCCAGACGTGATCCAGAACCGCACGACCGCCCCCGGCCCGTCTTCATCCATCATCACCTTTTCGGTGTGGTCGCCCACCTTTTCCATCCGGATGAATTGGTTCTGATCGCCGTTGGCGAACCAACCCTTGGGATCGTCGGGCGTCTTGGAGGCCCGATCGTAACTGCTGGCCTGCCGACAAGTGAACGCCGGCTCCGGCCAACGGGCGAGGTTGTCGTAGTCGATCAACTCACGCAGCAGCGACTTCAAAGTCACGGCGGGCGCCTCGGCCTGAGCTGGTCGGGGAACCACGCCGACAACCATCCCCACGGTCATGAAAACCATCAAAAGCCTTTTCATGTCAATCTCTTGCGGTTGAGTCACGTGTGCGGAAAAAGGCAACGTCAAGGCGGCGACGTCCATCGCTCGGGCATCTTACGGCGCGGTGCAAGCGAGCGGCAGATTCCGGCCCGCGCCGGATTATAAACCGGACGGGCCGTGGCTGCACCCCACCGCACCGCTTTCCGGTCGATCGGAAATGAAAACTCTAACAGCCTATCCGAGAACCACCTGGGCAAAGGGGACAGTCCCCGTCTTGCTCCGCGGACTGCGCAAAAAGGGGACAGTCCCCGGCGGTCCTCGGATAGGCTCTAAGACCAACTCAGTGCCGCGCGGTCGAAGCCAGCTCCTCTTGGAGCGCAAGCGCCGCCGGATCCGCGGGGTCTTCGGACAACGATTTGCGGAGCCAGTGGATGGCTGCCGCGGTCTCGTGCTGGGCAAGATGCATTCGAGCCGTCTGATAGTAAACTTCGCTCGGCCGGCTGCCATGCGCCAGCGCCGAATCGAAGTCGGTCGTCGCCTCGGTAAATCGATGCAGGTGCGCGAGCAGTATGCCACGGGCCAGCGCGGCCGGCGCTAAAGTGGGATCGAGTTCGAGCGCTCGGCTATAGTCGGCCAGCGCATCCTGTTCGTGGCCCAGCGATTCATGACAGAGCGCGCGATTATAAAAGCATTCGGCGTGCTGCGGCGCCAGCGCCACGCACACGGCTGCCGATGCCAGCGCCTGCTCGATTTGTCCGAGTTCGACTTGGCAGCGCGTCTGTTGATAATATGCCCAAAACTCATCCGGTTGCAGGGCGACCGCGGCCTCGAATTGTCGCTCCGCCTCAGCCGGCGAGCCGTGGCGCATCAGCCAGCGCCCGATGGCATAGTGCTCCCAGGCATTGCCGGCGGTGGGAAGGGCATCGGTTCGGATCTCCGCGGCGCTGTGCTGCGCGTCGGTGGAAATCTCGCGCTCTTCGAGATCCAACAACAGGCTGGAGCCGCAAAGTTGCCGTGCTTCGTCCAGCATTTGGCGCGCCTGCCGGCGCGCGTCGGACGCCGTCGCAGGCCGCGACAATTGGAGATCGATGCGGGAGGAGAAAACTGCCAGGTCCAGCAGGTCACGACGCAGTGGTTCGTCGAGCCGGGCATCGCGGTGATCCCCGGTCTCGCCGGTTGCGGGTGCTGCGAGCGTTGTGCGGGCTTGCCAAATCTCGTGGCAGCCGGCGCCAATATGCGCCAGGTTGCGATCGCTAACTTGCTGAAGGTCTAGAAAACGCAGTTTATCGACAAACTCGTGCAGTGAGGTGATCGCCTGCGATCGCCTCGCGGCGCCGATTTGCGCCTGAATCTTATTCTTAAGTTCGACCTCCCAGGGAAACCAGAGCAATGCGCCCCAAGCGAGCCGCGCGTGCTCGATGGAAGGCGCAAATTCCTTGTTCGCAAGTTCCCGTTGCGACGCGACGAGCGACGCCTCCGCGCCGCGAATGCGGTCGCGATAATACAGCCCGCCCGCGGTGCACATTACCACGGCGGCCGCCAAGCCGATCGCCAACATCGGCATCGCATGCGGCCTGCGACGACGCCACTTTTGCAAACGCTCGGCCAAGCTGCGGTTCGCGACACCGCACAATGGCAAACTGGCCAGATGGCGCCGCAAATCGGCCGCCAACTGGCCGGCGTCGCGATATCGAGCCGCCGGATCGTGTGCCAGGCACTTGTGCAGAATATCTTCGAGTCCCCGGCTTACATGCGGGTTCGCCGCGCGAAGTTCGCGTCTGGAATCCAACGCCTCAGCCGCCGGTAGCTTGCCGGCGAGCGACTCGTACAATAAGACGCCCAGCGAGTAGACATCGGAACTGGCGTCCAGCGGCTGCGGGATCGCCGCGCCGCGCCGGACGGCCTCGGTGGCGGAGCATTGTTCCGGCGACATGTATCCCGGCGTGCCTCCCAATCGATCGATCGTTTTGTCCCGAAAGCGCCGCGTTTCACAGGCGAGATGGAAGTCGAGCAACATCGGTTGGCCGTCGCCAGCCAAAAGGACGTTCGACGGCTTGACATCCAAATGCACCAATCCGCGCTGGTGCGCATAGCACAACGCGTCGGCCAGGCAGGCGCCGATCCAGCACACCGCGTCGACATAGGTCGATCGCGCCAGATAGCTGATCGCGGGCCCCGTCGCGCCCAGCGGCGTCGAGTCCTGGCATTGCGCCTCAGTCAATTGCTCGACGATCTGTCGCCCGGAGTGGTCGGAGAAGCGGCAGCCCTGGATTCCTCGCAAGACCGCGGCCCACGTCGCGCCGCCCAAATACGGCATGCAAAGCGCCCGCAGGTTTTCTTCGGGGAAGTCCTGAACTAGATAGAGCGGCACGATGTTGGTGTGCTGCAAGCGGGCCAAAGACAGATGCTCTTGGCCGCCGCGCGCCGTCAGTTTCACGACGAGCTGGCGGTCGGAGAGCGACGGCTGCGTCGCCAGAAACACTCGGCCCAGGCCACCGCGTCCCAGCTCGCGGAACAATCGGAATTCACCGAGGCAATCGCCGGCCTCGGGAAACTGCGGAGGTTGGTGAACGTTGTGCAGCAGCCGATGGCAATCGAGCACGACGGCCAAAGCGTCGTGCCATTGAGGAAACCGCCGGTAGAGTTCGGTCGATTCAATCGTCTCCCCGCGCTCTTCGCGCAGACAGAATTCCTCGTAAACAATGCGGACGGCGCTCTCGGCGTCGGCGTTCAGTTCGGGATTTTCGGCGAGCCACTGCTCGGCCGATCTCCCCCGGCGCAAGCGCCACTCGTCCGCCATGCGTTGCAGCGTGGCCGCTAGAATCTCATTCGAGCAGACATCGCGGATTGGCTCGCGCCGGTTGTCGCGACCCACCGCGGAGTAGGGCGGATCGGCTTTGGTTTCCGGCAACGATGACGGCGAGACACTCATGAATCCACATTACCGCTCGCGGCCGCATCACACGACGGCGCCCTGGCGCGATCGCGTGACCCGCTTGGCGATGTCATAGAGAATACGGCGAACGCTGCTCTTGTGCAGGTTTGCGCGCTCGGCGATTTCCGCGATCGACGCCCCTTGGTGCTTCAGCTCGAGCAGCTCGTAATGGGCCGAAGGGCACGCCTCGACCATCTGCTGCCAGAGTTCATCCGCGTAAAAGTTCTCGCTGACGCGAGGGCAGCGATCCGCCGGCAGGGCATCTACATTTTCGGGCGACAGCGTGATTTCGCGACGGAGCGTTTGGTGATGTTGTCGCAAGCGATCGATCAACCGATTGCGCGTCATCTTGACCAAAAAGGCTCGAAGCTGATCAACGTTTTCGAAGCTCCACTTCGACCTGTGCAGGCCGTCGACGAGGTCCGCCCATACGGATTGCACCACGTCCGCCGAATCGAACT
This window encodes:
- a CDS encoding DUF2961 domain-containing protein; translation: MKRLLMVFMTVGMVVGVVPRPAQAEAPAVTLKSLLRELIDYDNLARWPEPAFTCRQASSYDRASKTPDDPKGWFANGDQNQFIRMEKVGDHTEKVMMDEDGPGAVVRFWITSGDTKKGKIRIYLDGSESPVVTVPSYDFTNNDAIPAGKPLLTSHPGASPKGRGGNTLFLPIPYAKHCKVTWEEGEKPNTFSRYYQLNYRTYPAGTSVETYSPAVLEAAKEIREQVNQTLANPPAPTGNDVLVAVLAPADRRIEPGNESTVFLPAEAAVRQLEIQTDTTDAQSLRSLVLQAEFDGEETIWCPVSDFFGS
- a CDS encoding tetratricopeptide repeat protein, translated to MSVSPSSLPETKADPPYSAVGRDNRREPIRDVCSNEILAATLQRMADEWRLRRGRSAEQWLAENPELNADAESAVRIVYEEFCLREERGETIESTELYRRFPQWHDALAVVLDCHRLLHNVHQPPQFPEAGDCLGEFRLFRELGRGGLGRVFLATQPSLSDRQLVVKLTARGGQEHLSLARLQHTNIVPLYLVQDFPEENLRALCMPYLGGATWAAVLRGIQGCRFSDHSGRQIVEQLTEAQCQDSTPLGATGPAISYLARSTYVDAVCWIGACLADALCYAHQRGLVHLDVKPSNVLLAGDGQPMLLDFHLACETRRFRDKTIDRLGGTPGYMSPEQCSATEAVRRGAAIPQPLDASSDVYSLGVLLYESLAGKLPAAEALDSRRELRAANPHVSRGLEDILHKCLAHDPAARYRDAGQLAADLRRHLASLPLCGVANRSLAERLQKWRRRRPHAMPMLAIGLAAAVVMCTAGGLYYRDRIRGAEASLVASQRELANKEFAPSIEHARLAWGALLWFPWEVELKNKIQAQIGAARRSQAITSLHEFVDKLRFLDLQQVSDRNLAHIGAGCHEIWQARTTLAAPATGETGDHRDARLDEPLRRDLLDLAVFSSRIDLQLSRPATASDARRQARQMLDEARQLCGSSLLLDLEEREISTDAQHSAAEIRTDALPTAGNAWEHYAIGRWLMRHGSPAEAERQFEAAVALQPDEFWAYYQQTRCQVELGQIEQALASAAVCVALAPQHAECFYNRALCHESLGHEQDALADYSRALELDPTLAPAALARGILLAHLHRFTEATTDFDSALAHGSRPSEVYYQTARMHLAQHETAAAIHWLRKSLSEDPADPAALALQEELASTARH
- a CDS encoding sigma-70 family RNA polymerase sigma factor, producing the protein MNESLEALLIRFNAGDERAVEQMFISFEPYMRMAIHRRISGSLRAKFDSADVVQSVWADLVDGLHRSKWSFENVDQLRAFLVKMTRNRLIDRLRQHHQTLRREITLSPENVDALPADRCPRVSENFYADELWQQMVEACPSAHYELLELKHQGASIAEIAERANLHKSSVRRILYDIAKRVTRSRQGAVV